The DNA window ATCTGGGGCAGGGTCGCCACAGCTAGAGAGACACAGAGCACCAGTACAAACTGCTTCAAGTTTGTATCGATCGCCATTTCCCCCACCGTCGATTCAATTGCCATACGTGTGTTCCGCTTAAGATTCACCGTCTTATCATAGTCAGATTGCTGGTAAACAATGCTCAAGGTAATGATGAAAGCATGGCACGTGACTTTACGGCAGACGCTATCTGTGGTGTTAATGCCGCTTCGTAGTCGGTTCAGGCTATTACAGCGGCGACGAATTGAACCTTTGCAGCTTCAGCAGTTGCACGATAATCTCGCGACAGAAGCAACTCTCAACACTGTTTACCTGATTTTGATTGTGGGGTCATGCGCGATCGCCACCTTCGGACTCCTCACCAATAGTACTGCTGTAATCATTGGTGCCATGATTATTGCCCCCCTGATGCTGCCCATCCGAGGTCTGGCGTTTGGCGCACTGGCGGGTAATCTTTCCCTCTTTCGTCAAGGCTTGCTGGCAGTGATGGTCGGCACTGTCCTGGCAGTCGTCCTGGCAGCGGGACTGGGACTGCTCACAGGGATTTCGAGCTTTGGGAGTGAGGTGCTGTCGCGCTCGAAGCCAACCTTACTGGACTTGGGCATTGCGGTTGCCGCAGGTGGGATCAGTGGCTATGCCGCCGTGCAACCCAAACTGGCAACCAGCCTGGCAGGTACTGCGATCGCGGTGGCTCTGATGCCGCCCCTTTGTGTGGTGGGCTTGGGGCTGGCACATGGAAACTGGTCTCTCAGCTTAGGCGCAGGACTGCTTTACGTGACAAACTTTCTGGGCATTACGCTTGCCTGCATGGTGACGTTTTTACTGGCTGGCTACACCCCCTTTAAGCAAGCTCGCAAAGCCTTAATTTGGGCGATCGCGTTTACAGTTATGCTGTTGCTGCCGTTAAGTGTCAGCTTCGCCAGACTGGTACAACAAACGCGCCTAGAGAGCAGTCTTCGCGCCGCGTTACTAACCCGAACCATTACCTTTCAGTCTCTAGAGTTGGTGAGCTTTGATACCGACTGGTTAAGTACTCCACCACAGGTACGGTTGACGGTGCGATCGCAAAAACCAGTCACACCAAAACAAGTGCAGCTTTTAGAATCCTTTGTCAAACGGGAGATGGGACGACCCTTTACACTGATTTTTGCGGTGAGCCAGGTGGAAGAAGTAACACGGAACCAGACAACGGGATCAACGACCTATGATTCCAAAGGTAGCGAAAGGGTGAATACAGCCCCTTGACCAGGTTTACTACTGGCTGAAATGCTGCCTCCATGCGCTTCAATAATGCGTCTGGCAATCGCCAGCCCCAGCCCAACCCCACTTTGCTTACGAGAGCGGCTTGTGGTGTAAAACTGTTCAAAAATTCGAGGTAAATCGGCTTCAGGAATGCCGCTTCCCTGGTCTCGAATTGAAATCAAAGCCTGTCGCTTGTGGCGAGAGGCAGCAATGAAAATACAAGCATTGGGGGTAGAGTACTTAATCGCATTGTCTAAAAGATTTAGAAACGCCTGTAATAAGCGCTCTGAATCACCCATAATCCGAAGGTCATCAACATCAACTTGCACAGTCACGTTTTTATCCTGCATGCGAACTTCCATAGCTCTGGTCGCACGGCTGATGACACTTTGTAAGGCAATGGGTTGGATTTCTAATAGTGTAACGCCCGCTTCTAATCGTCCCAAGTCCAGCAAATCATGAATTAAGCCTGAAAGCCGCTTTGTCTCCTCTTTGATGGTTTGAAAGAAGCGATCGCGCAACTCCAATTCATCCACAGCGCCACGCTCTAGAGCCTCGATAGTGACCTGAACATTGCTTACAGGGGTTCGCAGTTCATGGGAAACATTCGCTAGGAAGGCTCTGCGTTCCTCGTCCAATGATTTCAACCGTTCACTCATACGATTCAGTTCAGTCGCGAGTTGGTCTAGTTCATTGCTTTGACGAATCATGAGTTTGTCATCAAACTGTCCTTTACCCACGTGAATCGCAAAGTTTCGCATCACCTCAATGGGTTTAGAGAGACTCCGGGCTAATCGATCACTGACCAGGGTACAGAGAAAAATGGTAATGCCAAGGGCGGCTAAAATGGTCCAGATCACTCTGGCAAACTGTTTCTGAAACTGTTCTAACGTAATCGAGAGGCGCAATATCCCCAACATCTGACCATTGCGAGTCATCGGTTTGGCAATATAGAGGCGATCGTCCGTTGATAAAACCCCTTTCGCAATACCCTGCACCGAACGACCGTGCAGTGCTTCTAAAACGCCAGGTATCGGTCGCCAATTGGTGATTTGTCGATCTATTTGAGGGTCAGAAGTGGCTAGCAGCGAGCCTTGGGCATCAAAGACACGGAGTGTGATATTGGCGGGTGCCCCATATCGCTGGACAATAGTCTGCACCCGCTGCGTATCTTTTTCTTCGAGGACATCTGCAACGCTCTCGCTCAGTGCTGCTGCCCAGTTTTCTAAATCTGTCTGACGAGACTGCATGAAAAAGGCATAAAACATCCATAGGATGTACCCCGACATGAGCGAGGTGCCTAAGACGATCAGGAGCAGGTAGTTAGCCAATAGCTTTGTGTGGATTGAATTCCACCGAAGAGACGCTAACCATCTGCTCGTGAAGGAGTCTTGGGCAAATCGTTTCATCGGCTTAATCATGGCTGGTTTAAATGGCGTGTTCATTGCGAGTGGTCTTAACCTAGCGCAACATTGTCACGGTTGAGTCAACCGAGCCATCAAACCCTCGCGTGATGCCTTAACTGCTTTTAAGCAGCTCCTCCCTGATTGCGACGTAGTACAGCTTTAATCCGTGCGAGCAATTCATGCGTATTGAAGGGTTTGGTCACATAATCATCTGCCCCTGCTTCTAAGCCCCGCACTTTATCCATGTCATGGTCTTTAGCCGTGAGCATCAGGATCGGAACATGAGAAAAAGCTCGAATACGCCAACAAACCTCCATCCCATCCACTTCTGGTAGCATCAGATCGAGCAGAATGACATCGGGTACTTGCTTGTAGAATTGTTTGATCGCACTGTGTCCATCTCGTGCTGTAGTGACCTCATAGCCTTCTTTCCTCAATGAGTAAGCAAGACTCTCACAGAGTGGGGCTTCGTCGTCTACCAGCAAGAGGTCGGGCATCAGTATAAACAGCTACACTTCGCATCTATAATCTCAAAGACAGGGTTCACTAACCTCTACCTAGAGAGGTAAATCGTCTTGTTCCCGGAATACCAGAGTTTCTAAAATCAACAGATGCTCACGCTGATGCCAAATTGCCTCAAATTACACGCCAAAAATTGCAGTGCTTATTTGCTGGAGGTAAGTAGGCTAGACCGATCAAGGATTGAAACTAAGCGATCGCGCATCCCTCGACAGTCACAGCCTGCTGAAATCACAACAACGTCTGAACGATCTACTGGTTTAAACCAGAATTGGGCGATGCTATCTGAACGGGATTGGACTAAATATCCTGGTTGATCGCCTAGAGCATAAGGCGAAATCTGCCTTTGAAGACGGGTATTCTGCTCAACAAATTGCTGCAACTTAAGCTTCTTAAAATTGTTGATTGAGCGAACGATAATGGAAGCGTATCCCCGTCCTAGTGCCTGCCCACCTTGGGCAACACAAGTGAGAACTTGATAAGTTCCAGGATTCACAATCTCAACTGCACCATTATTGCGAAGGATGGCTCTGAAGTTGGAGGGAATGGTGAGCGTCACGCCAAACTGGGGTAGCTTTAGTTCTCGGGTGGTTTCAGCCGCTGGAATTGGACCCGGATCAGGGCAGTAGCCAGGTTGAGCGATCGCTGTTGGACTCGACAATAGACCCAATGTATTGACTAGCATAGCAGTCAAAAAAATAGAAGATATGTGTTTCATTCTTTTCTCCAAACAGTCTCAATAGCAATCATAAACTGACCATTTACTCACTATTTGTGATGGCTCAGATGATTTTTGACTGATTCATTCCCTACACTTGAATCCGTCCATTGCAATACCCAAAGGCTGATCATGGCTGCTAATCCTGATCCTAATGTGTCCATCATCAAATCAATGACTGTATCATCGATACTGCCAATCACATTAGTTGCCAAAATTTTACCTGTTGACCATTCAGTAATTTCCCACAGCGCTCCGATCTCAATTCCAAAGCAGCGATCGTCAGTAGATACAGAAGTGTGTGTTGACGAAAAATCGGTAGCATGGGGCGATACACCAAAAAACTCAGAGCTAGGGTAATTGCAAACATGGTAAAACCATGAACTAGCTCGTCATAAGGTCCAGGGGCATAAAACCAGCCCCACACCCAACCTCCGGCATTGAGTAAAGCGGCGAGGACAAACAGAAAATCAAACAGGATTGGTAGTTTGTCCTCTTTCACCACAAACACCAGAGAGACGATGAGAAAGAGTGCCAGAGCGATCGCATTTTGCCAGTTTCCCTGAAGTGTAGCGGCAAGAACAGCGAGTCCAAGTAGCGTTTGCCCCATCCAGGCAGCAAAGCGGTATCCTTTCCAATTAATAGACAGCATCTTTTCTCCTCATGTCAAGCTTGCCCGATCGCTTTTACGGCAGCTAGATAGCGTTCTTTGATATCCTGGCGGTCTAACGCTTCGGTGATTCCCTCCTGACTACCGTGTTCAATCATGTTGGCATGACGCAACAGGGCGGCTCGATCGGCTTTGGTATGGGTAAAAGGGGCAATGACGGCGATCGCTTCTAGCAACCGCATCGTCACGGCTACGCTGGTTTGCCCATATTGCCGAATCTGATTAAACGCCGCATCCGTTACATCTGCAAACGTCACGGGTGCTGCAATAACGCGCAGCTTATCCTGGTCGTCATAACGATAGGCAGAGGGAATCTCTTTTTGTGCCAGGTGACAAAGCGCTGCGCTGAGTTGATCAATACAGCGAATGGCGGTGAAGGGGTCGTTAATGCCAGGTGAGAGGGCGCGAACGGCAATTTCAACCAGTTGGTTAATCGAAAACTCGACATCTTGCTGATCGGTGCGCTGCGAACCTAAGACAAAGGCAGCATTGATTTGTTTAACCAGCTTCTTGCTACCCGATTCTGCCGGATAAGCGAGAACCAGCGGACTGCCTTTAATCACAAAGTCTCCAGGACGATGCTGAATCTGAAGCAGGATATTGTTTTCCGTTGCAATGTGCATCAACTGGTCTGTATCGATGGCTTGCACATAGTTACTGCTAGTCGATTGAATGGCGGTTGCCTCGCGATCGAAATCGGCTGGAATCTCTGAGGTGAGCGGTTCTGCTCGATGCTGCGATGCACCGCGTCCTATCTGTTTGGGAAAGAGCCGATCGATCACTTCATCTAGCTCACATCCCACCCTAGAAATGACATGATCAACCTGAATGGAGGTGGCGGAATGGTGAATAAAGTAGATTAAAACGCCAATACTGGCGATCGCCAGTCCAATCCCGCAGGTGACTGAAATATGCGGCACAAACTCATTTTCTGCAACACCATTGATGGTTCGCAACACCATCAGGCTGTAAACAAAGGTGGCAATGAAGGTTCCCAGTACAATCTGGTTGCCGGTATCTTGCATAAAATTACGCAGCAGACGCGGACCAAACTGCGAAGACGCAAGCTGAAGCGCCACGATGGTAATCGAGAATGCCGTTGTGGCAACCGTCACCATTGAACCTGCGATCGCAGAGAGAATAGCCCGTGAACCGTTAGGACCCAATGCATACGCCCACCCTAGATTACCAAT is part of the Kovacikia minuta CCNUW1 genome and encodes:
- a CDS encoding DUF2254 domain-containing protein translates to MRTRFSKLLDSLHSSFWFIPTLMVVLAIELSLITIGIDQHLEADVIGNLGWAYALGPNGSRAILSAIAGSMVTVATTAFSITIVALQLASSQFGPRLLRNFMQDTGNQIVLGTFIATFVYSLMVLRTINGVAENEFVPHISVTCGIGLAIASIGVLIYFIHHSATSIQVDHVISRVGCELDEVIDRLFPKQIGRGASQHRAEPLTSEIPADFDREATAIQSTSSNYVQAIDTDQLMHIATENNILLQIQHRPGDFVIKGSPLVLAYPAESGSKKLVKQINAAFVLGSQRTDQQDVEFSINQLVEIAVRALSPGINDPFTAIRCIDQLSAALCHLAQKEIPSAYRYDDQDKLRVIAAPVTFADVTDAAFNQIRQYGQTSVAVTMRLLEAIAVIAPFTHTKADRAALLRHANMIEHGSQEGITEALDRQDIKERYLAAVKAIGQA
- a CDS encoding response regulator transcription factor, yielding MPDLLLVDDEAPLCESLAYSLRKEGYEVTTARDGHSAIKQFYKQVPDVILLDLMLPEVDGMEVCWRIRAFSHVPILMLTAKDHDMDKVRGLEAGADDYVTKPFNTHELLARIKAVLRRNQGGAA
- a CDS encoding sensor histidine kinase, which produces MKRFAQDSFTSRWLASLRWNSIHTKLLANYLLLIVLGTSLMSGYILWMFYAFFMQSRQTDLENWAAALSESVADVLEEKDTQRVQTIVQRYGAPANITLRVFDAQGSLLATSDPQIDRQITNWRPIPGVLEALHGRSVQGIAKGVLSTDDRLYIAKPMTRNGQMLGILRLSITLEQFQKQFARVIWTILAALGITIFLCTLVSDRLARSLSKPIEVMRNFAIHVGKGQFDDKLMIRQSNELDQLATELNRMSERLKSLDEERRAFLANVSHELRTPVSNVQVTIEALERGAVDELELRDRFFQTIKEETKRLSGLIHDLLDLGRLEAGVTLLEIQPIALQSVISRATRAMEVRMQDKNVTVQVDVDDLRIMGDSERLLQAFLNLLDNAIKYSTPNACIFIAASRHKRQALISIRDQGSGIPEADLPRIFEQFYTTSRSRKQSGVGLGLAIARRIIEAHGGSISASSKPGQGAVFTLSLPLES
- a CDS encoding DUF389 domain-containing protein codes for the protein MLMPLRSRFRLLQRRRIEPLQLQQLHDNLATEATLNTVYLILIVGSCAIATFGLLTNSTAVIIGAMIIAPLMLPIRGLAFGALAGNLSLFRQGLLAVMVGTVLAVVLAAGLGLLTGISSFGSEVLSRSKPTLLDLGIAVAAGGISGYAAVQPKLATSLAGTAIAVALMPPLCVVGLGLAHGNWSLSLGAGLLYVTNFLGITLACMVTFLLAGYTPFKQARKALIWAIAFTVMLLLPLSVSFARLVQQTRLESSLRAALLTRTITFQSLELVSFDTDWLSTPPQVRLTVRSQKPVTPKQVQLLESFVKREMGRPFTLIFAVSQVEEVTRNQTTGSTTYDSKGSERVNTAP